The following proteins come from a genomic window of Corynebacterium falsenii:
- the deoD gene encoding purine-nucleoside phosphorylase, whose protein sequence is MSTKATPHINPRGEEIAETVLMPGDPLRAKFIAETYLDDVVQFNEVRNMLGFTGTYNGTKVSVMGSGMGIPSIGIYSYELMNFFDVKRIIRIGSIGALQKDIPLYDVIVGASASTDSNYLDQYNLPGTYAPTASWKLLKGVVDEAERQDVRLHVGNVLSSDVFYNADETVNDRWARMGVLGVEMESAALYANAAYAGVEALGVFTVSDNIVTGERATADERQNAFTQMMELALPLAAL, encoded by the coding sequence ATGAGCACAAAAGCAACCCCCCACATCAACCCCCGCGGCGAGGAGATTGCCGAGACCGTCCTCATGCCCGGGGATCCGCTCCGAGCCAAGTTCATCGCCGAGACCTACCTCGATGACGTGGTCCAGTTCAACGAGGTCCGCAACATGCTGGGCTTCACCGGAACCTACAACGGCACGAAGGTGTCGGTCATGGGCTCCGGCATGGGCATCCCGTCGATCGGCATCTACTCCTATGAGCTGATGAACTTCTTCGACGTCAAGCGCATCATCCGCATCGGCTCCATCGGTGCGCTGCAGAAGGACATCCCGCTCTACGACGTCATCGTGGGCGCCTCCGCCTCCACCGACTCCAACTACCTGGACCAGTACAACCTGCCCGGCACCTACGCCCCCACGGCCAGCTGGAAGCTGCTCAAGGGCGTGGTGGACGAAGCCGAGCGCCAGGATGTCCGCTTGCACGTAGGCAACGTGCTGAGCTCGGACGTGTTCTACAACGCCGACGAGACCGTCAACGACCGCTGGGCGCGCATGGGCGTGCTGGGCGTGGAGATGGAATCGGCAGCGCTGTACGCCAACGCCGCCTACGCGGGCGTGGAGGCACTGGGCGTGTTCACGGTGTCGGACAACATCGTCACCGGCGAGCGCGCCACTGCGGACGAGCGGCAAAACGCCTTCACTCAGATGATGGAACTCGCGCTCCCGCTCGCGGCGCTGTAG
- a CDS encoding FAD-dependent oxidoreductase codes for MPENRPLRVAVIGSGPAGIYASDALTKSDVDVAVDIFERMPAPFGLIRYGVAPDHPRIKGIIKSLHKVMDKPEIRLFGNVNVGTDVTLDELKNYYDAVIYATGATDDRDLRIPGAEHTIGAGEFVGFYDANPDFEPDWNLEADSVAVIGVGNVGLDIARVLAKTGDELHVTEIPDNVYESLKKNKATEVHVFGRRGPAQAKFTPLELKELNHSDTIEVVVNPEDIDYDAGSEEARRASKIQDMVCTLLEQYAIAEPKGAPHKLYLHFFESPVEVKTDDNGKVTTFVTERTELTGDGSVRGTGKLTEWPVGAVYRAVGYKSDRQNDLPWDERENVLPNVGGRVLTEGPTADGIAGVPGSADPEAEKRERLPGVYTTGWVRRGPVGLIGNTKGDANEAVANLLTDAANGIGFDPANPELDAVEKFLADKGLTPTTWDGWHRLDEHERALGEAEGRERKKVREWDEMVKHSHGA; via the coding sequence ATGCCTGAGAATCGTCCGCTCCGCGTAGCCGTGATCGGCTCCGGACCAGCCGGAATCTACGCCTCCGATGCCCTCACCAAGTCCGACGTGGACGTCGCCGTGGACATCTTCGAGCGCATGCCCGCCCCGTTCGGCCTCATCCGCTACGGCGTGGCACCGGACCACCCCCGCATCAAGGGCATTATCAAGTCCCTGCACAAGGTCATGGACAAGCCGGAAATCCGCCTCTTCGGCAACGTTAACGTGGGCACCGACGTGACCCTCGACGAGCTGAAGAATTACTACGACGCCGTCATCTACGCCACCGGCGCCACCGACGACCGCGACCTTCGCATCCCCGGCGCAGAGCACACCATCGGCGCCGGCGAGTTCGTGGGCTTCTACGACGCCAACCCCGACTTCGAGCCCGACTGGAACCTCGAAGCCGACTCCGTGGCCGTCATCGGCGTGGGCAACGTGGGCCTCGACATCGCCCGCGTGCTCGCCAAGACCGGCGACGAACTGCACGTCACCGAGATCCCGGACAACGTCTACGAGTCGCTCAAGAAGAACAAGGCCACCGAGGTGCACGTCTTCGGACGCCGCGGACCCGCACAGGCGAAATTCACCCCGCTGGAGCTCAAGGAACTCAACCACTCCGACACCATCGAAGTGGTCGTCAACCCCGAGGACATCGACTACGACGCCGGCTCCGAAGAAGCCCGCCGCGCCTCCAAGATCCAGGACATGGTCTGCACCCTGCTGGAGCAGTACGCCATCGCCGAGCCCAAGGGCGCCCCGCACAAGCTTTACCTGCACTTCTTCGAATCCCCCGTGGAAGTCAAGACCGACGACAACGGCAAGGTCACCACCTTCGTCACCGAGCGCACCGAACTCACCGGCGACGGCTCCGTCCGCGGCACCGGCAAGCTCACCGAGTGGCCAGTCGGCGCCGTCTACCGCGCCGTCGGATACAAGTCCGACCGCCAGAACGACCTGCCCTGGGACGAGCGCGAAAACGTGCTGCCCAACGTCGGCGGCCGCGTGCTCACCGAAGGCCCCACCGCCGACGGCATCGCGGGCGTGCCCGGCTCCGCCGACCCCGAGGCTGAGAAGCGCGAGCGCCTGCCCGGCGTGTACACCACCGGCTGGGTGCGCCGCGGCCCCGTCGGCCTCATCGGCAACACCAAGGGCGACGCCAACGAGGCCGTAGCCAACCTGCTCACCGACGCCGCCAACGGCATCGGCTTTGACCCCGCCAACCCCGAACTCGACGCCGTGGAGAAGTTCCTCGCTGACAAGGGCCTCACCCCCACCACGTGGGACGGCTGGCACCGCCTCGACGAGCACGAGCGCGCACTCGGCGAAGCTGAGGGCCGCGAGCGCAAGAAGGTTCGCGAGTGGGACGAGATGGTCAAGCACTCCCATGGCGCCTAG
- a CDS encoding sugar-binding transcriptional regulator encodes MIDSRDSQSIAAAKLYYEQGLGQSEVAAELGVSRPTVSKLLQAARDKGYVSITIHDPRERADELIDGFVERWGLEEVRMVRPVRGSNADLLSELGRSGASLLEELVHDDMSVGISWGDTMYAVAEHLRPLSVRGVRVVQLKGGHSHSERSTHDIATLTRFARSFDAAVEALPLPVILDSKETKDLVVQDRHIAAVLQAGASTDMAVFTVGGVGRHSLLVNLGMLAPDEEKQIMARAVGDVCSRFFTAEGEVASPEVDQRTVGISLADLKARPIRVLVAGGADKVEAIRVALTMGMATHLVIDHETAARVYG; translated from the coding sequence ATGATCGACTCTCGAGACTCCCAATCCATCGCCGCCGCGAAGCTCTACTACGAGCAGGGGCTAGGGCAGTCCGAGGTCGCCGCGGAGCTGGGCGTATCGCGCCCCACGGTCTCGAAGCTGCTGCAGGCAGCCCGCGACAAGGGCTACGTGTCGATTACAATTCACGATCCGCGGGAGCGTGCCGACGAACTCATCGATGGCTTTGTGGAGCGCTGGGGCTTAGAGGAGGTCCGCATGGTTCGCCCGGTGCGCGGATCGAACGCGGACTTGCTCAGCGAGCTGGGGCGCAGCGGCGCGAGCCTGCTCGAGGAGCTTGTCCACGACGACATGTCCGTGGGTATCTCCTGGGGAGACACCATGTATGCCGTCGCGGAGCACTTGCGCCCGTTGTCCGTGCGGGGCGTTCGGGTGGTGCAGCTCAAGGGGGGTCATTCCCATTCGGAACGCAGCACTCACGACATCGCGACTCTCACCAGGTTTGCTCGTTCGTTCGACGCCGCAGTCGAGGCCCTGCCTTTGCCTGTGATCTTGGACTCGAAGGAAACGAAGGATCTCGTGGTGCAGGATCGGCATATCGCCGCGGTGCTTCAGGCGGGCGCGAGCACTGATATGGCGGTGTTCACGGTCGGGGGAGTGGGGCGGCATTCGCTGCTTGTGAACCTGGGGATGCTGGCGCCGGATGAGGAAAAGCAGATCATGGCTCGTGCGGTGGGCGATGTCTGCTCGCGGTTTTTCACGGCGGAGGGCGAGGTGGCGTCGCCGGAGGTGGATCAGCGCACGGTGGGGATTTCGCTGGCGGACTTGAAGGCCCGCCCGATTCGGGTGCTCGTCGCTGGGGGAGCGGACAAGGTTGAGGCCATTCGGGTGGCGCTGACCATGGGGATGGCGACGCATCTTGTGATTGATCATGAGACGGCGGCGCGGGTGTACGGATAG
- a CDS encoding nitrite/sulfite reductase — MPTTTQPRTATKRAKKPQGQWAIDGRDPLNDDERIKQEDPGINVAQRIRDIYAKEGFDSIPAEDLAPRFKWVGLYTQRKQNLGGEHTGTLTNAELQDRYFMMRIRMDGGLASPEKIRAIGEISEQYARNTADFTDRQNVQLHWIKIEDVPAIWDKLESVGLNTFFGCGDVPRVVLGSPVSGIAKDEIIDATPAIRTITEEVLPRPEFGNLPRKFKSAISGNSRQDVTHEIQDVSFIGSVHPEHGPGFDVWVGGGLSTNPMLAQRLGVWVSLEEVPDVWAGVVGIFRDYGFRRLRNRARLKFLVADWGVEKFRQVLEEEYLGRRLTDGPAPEVHPGYRDHVGIHEQKDGLFYLGVKPTVGHTDGTQLQQLADLADKHGVTRMRTTADKELLFLDLTREAAEQLAEELEQVGLSASPSAFRRDIISCTGLEFCKLAHVVTKQRAIALVDELEERLGDLDVPLKISLNGCPNSCARTQVADIGLTGKILTTDDGERVEGFQVHLGGTIGLEPHFGRKVRGNQVFSSDLGDYVVRVVENFKEQRTEGEQFRDWVARAEDEALV; from the coding sequence ATGCCAACGACAACGCAGCCCAGGACGGCCACCAAGCGCGCCAAGAAGCCCCAAGGCCAGTGGGCTATCGACGGCCGCGATCCGCTCAACGATGACGAGCGGATCAAGCAGGAAGACCCGGGCATCAACGTCGCCCAGCGCATCCGCGACATCTACGCCAAGGAAGGCTTCGACTCCATCCCTGCCGAGGATCTCGCCCCGCGCTTCAAGTGGGTCGGCCTCTACACCCAGCGCAAGCAGAACCTCGGCGGCGAGCACACCGGCACGCTCACCAACGCTGAATTGCAGGATCGCTACTTCATGATGCGCATCCGCATGGACGGCGGCCTGGCCAGCCCCGAGAAGATCCGCGCCATCGGCGAGATCTCCGAGCAGTACGCCCGCAACACCGCAGACTTCACCGACCGCCAAAATGTCCAGCTCCACTGGATCAAGATCGAGGACGTCCCCGCCATCTGGGACAAGCTCGAGTCGGTTGGCCTCAACACTTTCTTCGGCTGCGGCGACGTGCCCCGCGTGGTCCTCGGTTCGCCCGTCAGCGGCATCGCCAAGGACGAGATCATCGACGCCACCCCGGCCATCCGCACTATCACCGAAGAGGTCCTTCCCAGGCCCGAATTCGGCAATCTCCCGCGCAAGTTCAAGTCCGCCATCTCCGGCAACAGCCGCCAGGATGTCACCCACGAGATCCAGGACGTCTCCTTCATCGGATCGGTACACCCAGAGCACGGTCCCGGCTTCGACGTGTGGGTCGGCGGCGGCCTGTCCACGAACCCGATGCTCGCCCAGCGCCTCGGCGTGTGGGTCTCACTCGAGGAGGTCCCGGATGTGTGGGCCGGCGTCGTCGGTATTTTCCGCGACTACGGCTTCCGCCGCCTGCGCAACCGTGCGCGCCTGAAGTTCCTCGTCGCCGACTGGGGCGTGGAGAAGTTCCGTCAGGTTCTCGAAGAAGAATATTTGGGTCGACGCCTCACCGACGGCCCTGCCCCGGAGGTTCACCCGGGATATCGAGACCATGTCGGCATCCACGAGCAAAAGGACGGCCTGTTCTACCTCGGCGTCAAGCCCACCGTCGGCCACACGGACGGCACGCAGCTGCAGCAGCTCGCGGACCTGGCGGACAAGCACGGCGTGACGCGCATGCGCACTACCGCGGACAAGGAGCTGCTCTTCCTCGACCTCACGCGCGAGGCGGCCGAGCAGTTGGCGGAGGAGTTGGAGCAGGTCGGCCTGTCGGCGTCGCCCTCAGCATTCCGTCGAGACATCATCTCGTGCACGGGGCTGGAGTTCTGCAAGCTCGCTCACGTGGTCACCAAGCAGCGCGCGATCGCGCTGGTCGACGAGCTGGAGGAACGCCTCGGCGACCTCGATGTGCCGCTGAAGATCAGCCTCAACGGCTGCCCGAACTCGTGCGCCCGCACCCAGGTCGCGGACATTGGCCTGACGGGCAAGATCCTCACCACCGATGACGGCGAGCGCGTCGAAGGATTCCAGGTGCACCTGGGTGGCACGATCGGCCTGGAGCCGCACTTCGGCCGTAAGGTCCGCGGCAACCAGGTGTTCTCCTCCGACCTCGGCGACTACGTGGTCCGCGTCGTGGAGAACTTCAAGGAACAGCGCACTGAGGGCGAGCAGTTCCGCGACTGGGTCGCCCGCGCCGAGGACGAGGCCTTGGTATGA